CGTGGTGCCCTTCGCCGTTTTGTGCGTGCCCAGCTCACGGCCGTTCGCGATCACGCCCCACTCGTCGGGGACGGTGATGGCCAGGTGGAACGTCGCCTTGTCGAGCGGGGTGTCGTTCACCGGGTACCAGGTGCTGGCCGACTTCGGCTCGCCCGCGGCGAACGCGCCGCCGTCCGTGGCGTACTGCCAGCCGTTGTTGCCCAGCGACGGGTCGCTGATCGGGGCGGGCACGCCGTGGTAGCTGATCACGGTGCGGAACGGCAGGCCGCGCAGCAGCGGGATCAGCGGCGTGATGGTGAGCTCGTGGTCGCCGCTGCGGGTGAACTTGGCCTTCAGGCCGTTGACTTTCACCGAGTCGACGGTGAGGCCGTTGAGGTCGAGGTTGAACGAGCTCAACGTCTGGGTGGCTCGCGCGCTGATCGTCTGCACGCCGGTGAGCTGGTGGCTGTCCGGCGCGTAGGTCACGGCGAGGTTGTAGTCGGCGACGTCGTAGCCGCCGTTGCCGTCCTGCGGGTAGTAGCTGTCGCCGGCTCCGTCGGCACCCGGGGTGCCCCAGCCGTACCCGTCCTGTCCCGCGGACGCGATGCCGCCGCCCAGGCTCAGCGCGGCCAGCGTGGCGACGACCGTCACTGCCGGGCGACGCCAGCGGTGCTGCAGTCTCATGAACGCTCCTGTCTGCTGCTCGGGAAACCGTTTGCAACGTATCGCCGCGAAGGGCCGTTGACGCCTTGTCATGGTGTTTTGTCCTGAAAGTCCACACTTACGTCGGTTCCCCGGCGGCCGTTCGGACCCGTCCTCAGCATCCGTCTGGAAAGCTGGTGGCATGCGCGTGGCGCTCCTGGGTCCGCTGCGGGCGGCCTGCGAGGACGGCACCCCGGTGGACATCGGCGGTGCGCGCCTTCGCATGCTCTTGGCGCGGCTCGCGCTCGACGCCGGCCGCCCGGTGCCGGCCGAGGTGCTCATCGACGGCCTGTGGGGCACCGAGCCGCCGGCCGACGCCGCCAACGCGCTGCAGTCGCTCGTCTCGCGCCTGCGCCGCGCGCTGCGACCGGCCGGGGCCGACCTGGAGTCCGGCGCCGGTGGCTACCGGCTCGCGCTGCCCGCGGACGCCGTCGATGCGCACCGGTTCGAGCGGCTCGCCGCGGAGGGCCGCCGGGAGCTTTCGGCGGGTCGCGACTCGCGTGCGGCTGAGCTGCTGCGAACTGCTCTGGACCTCTGGCACGGCGCCGCGCTGGCCGACGTGCTCGACGCGCCGTTCGCCGCGGCGCCCGCGACGCGGCTGGAGGAGCTGCGCACGGAGGCCGCCGAGGACCGCTTCGATGCGGAGCTGCGCCTGGGCCGCCACGCCGACGTGCTCGCCGACCTCACCGCGGCCGCCGAGGCCCACCCGTTGCGCGAGCGGCTCGCCGGCCTGCGCATCCGCGCGCTGTGCTCGGCCGGCCGCCAAGCCGACGCGCTCGCCGCGTACACCACGATCCGCGCGACGCTGGCCGACGAGCTGGGTGTGGACCCGTCGGCCGAGCTGCAGGAGATCCACCTGCAGGCTCTGCGCGGTGAGCTCGCGCCCGCCGCGCCGGTCACCGACCGGCTGCCGGTGCGCCTCACGAGCTTCGTCGGCCGCGGCGACGAGCTGAAGAAGCTGTCCGAACTGCTCGACGGCTCCCGGCTCGTCACACTCGTCGGCCCGGGTGGTGCGGGCAAGACGCGCCTGGCGACCGAGGCCGCGGCGCGCCACCCCGCGCACGGGCCCGGGCGCGTGTGGTTCGTGCCGCTCGCCGGCGTCCGCGACGCCGACGACGTGCTGGGCGCGCTGCTCACCGTGTTGGAGATCCGCGACGTGCGCGCCACCGACACCGACGTGCTGCGCAAGCCGATCGACCTGTTCGAGCACGCCGCCGAGGCCCTGAGCGGCAGCGAAACCCTGCTGGTGCTGGACAACTGCGAGCACGTGATCGACGTCGCCGCGCAGCTGGCCGACGACCTGCTGCGCCGCGTGCCGGCGCTGCGCATCCTGGCCACCAGCCGCGAACCGCTCGCCATCACCGGCGAGGCGCTGTGCCTGCTCGGGCCGTTGCCCGTGCCGGCGGAGTCCACGCCGCCGGGTGAGGTGGGTGCGCTCGACTCCGCGCGCCTGTTCCTCGACCGCGCCATCGCCGTGCGCCCGGACTTCAGGCTCGACGAGTCCACAGTGGACGCCGTCACGCAGATCTGCCGCCGGCTCGACGGCATGCCGCTGGCTCTGGAACTGGCCGCGGCGCGCCTGCGGTCGATGCCCGTCACGAGCATCGCCGAACGCCTCGGCGACCGCTTCCGCCTGCTCACCTCCGGCAGCCGCACGGCCCTGCCGCGGCAACGCACGCTGCGCGCCGTCGTCGAGTGGAGCTGGGACCTGCTCATCGACTCGGAGCTCGCCCTGGCGCGGCGGCTGGCCGTGTTCGCCGCGACGTTCGACGAGGACGCCGTGACCGCCGTCTGCGCGGACGACGATCTTCTGCTCGCCGAAGACGTGGTGTACGTGCTGGGTTCCCTCGTCGAGAAATCCATTGTGGACACCGTCGGCGAGCGCTACCGCATGCTGGAGACGCTGCGGGTGTACGCCAGCGAACGGCTCACCGCGTCGGGGGAGAGCGAGCGGCTGCGCGCCGGCATGGTGCGCTACTTCGTCGACCTCGTCGAACGCACCGAGCCGCTGCTGCGCACCCGCGATCAGCTCACCGCGATCGAGGTCTTCGAGAACGAGAACGACAACCTCACCGTCGCCCTGCGCTCCGCCATCGAGTCGGAGGACGTCGATTCCTCCAGCCGCCTGCTCTACGGCATGTTCTGGTACCTGTCGATCCTGGGCCAGGGCGAACGCGCCGAGCGGTTCATGGGCGACGTGCTGGCCTTCGGCGACCGCCTGGCACCCGACGTCGCGGCGGCCCTGCGGCTGAGCCAAATGATGATGCACATCATGACCGGGCCACAGGCGATGGCGGACGCTCCCGACCTGATCGAGGAGTGCGTGCGCACCGGCGCCACGAACGGCAACCCGTGGCTCTCGCTCGCACTGCCGATGGTGGCCTTCCTCAGCGGCCACCGCGAACTGGCCCGGCGCGAAATCAAGCGCGCGATCGGCGTCGGGGACCCCTGGAGCCGGGCCGCGGCGCACTGGGCCGAGAGCTTCGTGCTCGCCGACGAGGGCGACCTGGACGAGTCGACCCGAGCCCGCGAGGAGGCCCATGCCGGATTCCTCGCGATCGGCGACCGCTGGGGCCTGGCGATGACGTTCAGCTTCCGCGCCATGAGCCTGTCGCAGCGCGGTGACCACGCCGGGGCGATCGCGGCGTACACCGAAGGACTGCGGCTGGCCCTGGAGCTGCGTTCGCAGGACGACGTCGTCCAGCAGTGGTGGCGCCTTGCCGTGGAGCGGTCGCGCGGTGGTGACAGCGAAGGCGCCTGGCGGGAGCTGACGGCGGCCGAGCGGTACGCGGAGAACAGTGGCAAGCGAGAGCTGAGCCTGATCCTCATGTTCGGCCGGCTCGAACTGCTCATCCGCGAGGGTCGGCTGGAGGAGGCCCGCACCGTCGGCGAGACGATCCTGCGCGGACGGGACGACTGGCCGTTCCCCGGCAGCTTCGAGGACGAGTGGTTCGGCATGGTCCACGCCAGGATCGCGTTGGCGGATGGAAAACCGGACGAGGCTCTGCCGCACGCGGTGGCTGCCGTCCGGTCGGTCAGCCGGCGGATGGACATGCCCGATCTGGCCCAGATCGCCGAGGTAGTCGCGGAGATCCGCTACGCGCAGGGCCGGCTCGAGACGGCGGCGCGCGTGCTGGCGCTGAGCGCCTTGATCCGCGGCGAGTTCGACCTCGGCAACCCGGAGGTGCTCGGGCTGATCGACCGGCTGCGGGAACGCCTGGGCGCGGACCGGTACGTGAAGCTCGTGGCGGCCACCCGGGCGCTGGACCGGGCCGACGGAATCGCCTGGCTCACCGAGGAAATCGGCGGCTGACGAGCTCGGTCCCTCCACCACCCCCGCGGTGAAGGGGGCCGAGTGCCCCCATTTTCTGTTGTGGTCCTGTTTTGGACAGCCGGGGTCAGACCCGGCGGCGGTAGGCCCAGGTCGCGAGCGGGAAGAACACCACCACGGCCCCGACCATCCACGCCAGCGCCCCGCCGAGCGGCCCGGCGACCGCGCCGCCGTTCATCAAGCCCCGCAACGCGTTGGCCATCAGGCTCACGGGACTGATGTCCGCCCGGGACCGCAGCCACCCCGGCATCGTCGCGGTGGACACGAACACGTTGCTGCCGAAGGTGAGCGGCATGATGAACACGAACATCAGGCCCTGCGCGGCACCCGGCGACTTCATCAGCATCCCGACGAACACCGAGCCCCAGCAGAAACACAGCCCGAACGCCAGCACCAGCAGGATCGCGGCCAGGAACTGCATCGGCCCCGTCTCGATGCGGTAGCCCATCACCATCGCGACGACCATCAGCACGGCCAGGCACACGACGTAGCGCACGAGGTCCGCCAGCACCGCGCCGACCAACGGCGCCGACCGCGCGATCGGCATGCTGCGGAACCGGTCGAACACGCCCTTGGTGACGTCGGTGTTCAGCTGCACGCCCACGGTCAGGCTGGCCTGCAGGATGTTCATCACGACCAGGCCGGGCACGAGGCTCTGCAGGTAGTTCGAAATGGACCCGCCCAGCGCGTTGCCGAACAGGTAGGTGAACATCAGCAGGAAGATGATCGGCATCAGCGTCACATCGGCCAGCTGCTCCGGGTTCTTGCGGATCTTCAGGATTCCGCGCCAGGCCAGGGAAAGCGCGTGCTGCGTGCCTTTCACCGGGCTGACGCGGCGGGGCGGGTCGAGCGCGAGCGTGGTCACGCGAGGCTCCCTTCGAGCTGGGCGTCCGGAGTGGACGGTTCGGCGGAACGGCCGGTCAGGGCCAGGAACACCTCGTCGAGGCTCGGCAGCCGCAGCGCGAGCTCGTCGGAGGTGATGCCGGCCTCGTCGAGCTTGCGCACGAGCGTGGACAGCAGCACCGGGTCGGAAACCGGTGCGGTGAGCAGGCCCGTGTCGTTGTCACGCGTCGGCCGGACACCGGTGA
The sequence above is a segment of the Amycolatopsis sp. 2-15 genome. Coding sequences within it:
- a CDS encoding BTAD domain-containing putative transcriptional regulator — its product is MRVALLGPLRAACEDGTPVDIGGARLRMLLARLALDAGRPVPAEVLIDGLWGTEPPADAANALQSLVSRLRRALRPAGADLESGAGGYRLALPADAVDAHRFERLAAEGRRELSAGRDSRAAELLRTALDLWHGAALADVLDAPFAAAPATRLEELRTEAAEDRFDAELRLGRHADVLADLTAAAEAHPLRERLAGLRIRALCSAGRQADALAAYTTIRATLADELGVDPSAELQEIHLQALRGELAPAAPVTDRLPVRLTSFVGRGDELKKLSELLDGSRLVTLVGPGGAGKTRLATEAAARHPAHGPGRVWFVPLAGVRDADDVLGALLTVLEIRDVRATDTDVLRKPIDLFEHAAEALSGSETLLVLDNCEHVIDVAAQLADDLLRRVPALRILATSREPLAITGEALCLLGPLPVPAESTPPGEVGALDSARLFLDRAIAVRPDFRLDESTVDAVTQICRRLDGMPLALELAAARLRSMPVTSIAERLGDRFRLLTSGSRTALPRQRTLRAVVEWSWDLLIDSELALARRLAVFAATFDEDAVTAVCADDDLLLAEDVVYVLGSLVEKSIVDTVGERYRMLETLRVYASERLTASGESERLRAGMVRYFVDLVERTEPLLRTRDQLTAIEVFENENDNLTVALRSAIESEDVDSSSRLLYGMFWYLSILGQGERAERFMGDVLAFGDRLAPDVAAALRLSQMMMHIMTGPQAMADAPDLIEECVRTGATNGNPWLSLALPMVAFLSGHRELARREIKRAIGVGDPWSRAAAHWAESFVLADEGDLDESTRAREEAHAGFLAIGDRWGLAMTFSFRAMSLSQRGDHAGAIAAYTEGLRLALELRSQDDVVQQWWRLAVERSRGGDSEGAWRELTAAERYAENSGKRELSLILMFGRLELLIREGRLEEARTVGETILRGRDDWPFPGSFEDEWFGMVHARIALADGKPDEALPHAVAAVRSVSRRMDMPDLAQIAEVVAEIRYAQGRLETAARVLALSALIRGEFDLGNPEVLGLIDRLRERLGADRYVKLVAATRALDRADGIAWLTEEIGG
- a CDS encoding ABC transporter permease; its protein translation is MTTLALDPPRRVSPVKGTQHALSLAWRGILKIRKNPEQLADVTLMPIIFLLMFTYLFGNALGGSISNYLQSLVPGLVVMNILQASLTVGVQLNTDVTKGVFDRFRSMPIARSAPLVGAVLADLVRYVVCLAVLMVVAMVMGYRIETGPMQFLAAILLVLAFGLCFCWGSVFVGMLMKSPGAAQGLMFVFIMPLTFGSNVFVSTATMPGWLRSRADISPVSLMANALRGLMNGGAVAGPLGGALAWMVGAVVVFFPLATWAYRRRV